The Deinococcus depolymerans genome has a segment encoding these proteins:
- the rplS gene encoding 50S ribosomal protein L19 encodes MQHAIKANRGAILRAVEQPHIKTDAPEFRPGDTVRVETKVVEGTRTRNQAFEGVVIAINGTGSRKSFTVRKISFGEGVERVFPFSSPLLAKISVLERGKVRRAKLYYLRDLRGKAARIKNDRSRVMKDAARAQAEKAAKAAAPAETAAPETQGE; translated from the coding sequence ATGCAGCACGCAATCAAAGCGAACCGTGGCGCCATCCTGCGCGCCGTCGAGCAGCCCCACATCAAGACCGACGCCCCCGAATTCCGCCCCGGCGACACCGTCCGCGTGGAAACGAAGGTCGTGGAAGGCACCCGCACCCGCAACCAGGCCTTCGAGGGCGTCGTCATCGCCATCAACGGCACGGGCAGCCGCAAGAGCTTCACCGTCCGCAAGATCTCCTTCGGTGAAGGCGTCGAGCGCGTGTTCCCCTTCAGCAGCCCCCTGCTGGCCAAGATCAGCGTGCTGGAGCGCGGCAAGGTCCGCCGCGCCAAGCTGTACTACCTGCGCGACCTGCGCGGCAAGGCAGCCCGCATCAAGAACGACCGCAGCCGCGTGATGAAGGACGCCGCCCGCGCCCAGGCCGAGAAGGCCGCCAAGGCCGCCGCGCCCGCCGAAACCGCCGCTCCCGAAACCCAGGGCGAGTAA